The proteins below come from a single Eucalyptus grandis isolate ANBG69807.140 chromosome 3, ASM1654582v1, whole genome shotgun sequence genomic window:
- the LOC104439060 gene encoding anthocyanidin 3-O-glucosyltransferase 7: protein MPSEKHVAVCAFPFGSHPWVLANLVGKLAAAALDVRFSFLSTAKSNHVVFPPQSRATLIPSNLRVYDIGDGSPAGYPEAAGDPRDQADLFLQAASANFQAGVDTAEQDAGRKVSLLLADGLLPVVACEKAEKMHVPWVAFWISAPHSLSMHVYADLIHQLSRDATDEEKTLDMIPGLSLMRMGDLPEELVMDPNMSVSCRMLRDLGNVIPRAAAVLMNSFVEMDPEPLTADLKSKFNILLHLGMLTLVPSSPPSLPASDETGCLTWLESRDPQTVVYISFGSGPLSSPPLDEIRSLAEALESTRTPFLWSLTDRQKAQCLPGGFEERTSAYGRIVPWAPQRGVLGHPACVAFVTHCGYNSVYESMAAGVPMIGRPVAVDQRICGKMVEEVWGIGVRVERGVLTESGMVKALDAVMRSEEGKVMRKKAGELRRRLAELAGPGGTAEADFKTVVEFISTS, encoded by the coding sequence ATGCCGTCGGAGAAACACGTCGCAGTTTGCGCTTTCCCTTTCGGCAGCCACCCCTGGGTTCTCGCCAACCTGGTTGGCAAGCTCGCCGCAGCCGCCTTGGACGTCCGCTTCTCTTTCCTAAGCACGGCCAAGTCCAACCACGTCGTCTTTCCGCCTCAGTCGAGAGCCACCTTAATACCGTCGAACCTCAGAGTCTACGACATTGGTGATGGCTCGCCAGCTGGCTATCCCGAGGCAGCCGGGGACCCACGAGATCAAGCCGATCTGTTCCTGCAAGCAGCGTCGGCGAATTTCCAAGCTGGTGTCGACACTGCAGAGCAAGACGCGGGAAGGAAAGTGAGTCTCTTGCTGGCCGACGGTTTGTTACCAGTGGTCGCATGCGAAAAAGCCGAGAAAATGCACGTCCCGTGGGTCGCGTTCTGGATTTCGGCTCCGCACTCTCTATCCATGCACGTCTACGCCGACCTCATCCACCAGCTTAGCCGAGACGCCACCGACGAAGAAAAGACCCTGGACATGATCCCGGGACTGTCCCTCATGCGCATGGGCGATTTGCCAGAGGAACTAGTGATGGACCCGAACATGTCCGTGAGTTGCCGCATGTTGCGCGATTTGGGGAATGTGATCCCGCGCGCGGCCGCCGTCCTCATGAACTCCTTCGTGGAGATGGATCCCGAACCCCTCACCGCCGACCTTAAGTCCAAGTTCAATATTTTGCTCCACTTGGGCATGTTGACGTTGGTGCCGTCCTCACCGCCGAGCCTCCCTGCCTCAGACGAGACCGGCTGCTTGACCTGGCTAGAATCACGAGACCCGCAAACCGTGGTGTACATATCTTTCGGGTCCGGGCCCTTGTCTAGCCCGCCACTGGACGAGATAAGGTCCCTCGCCGAAGCTCTAGAGTCCACCCGGACGCCATTCCTGTGGTCTCTAACTGACCGGCAGAAGGCCCAGTGCCTGCCCGGAGGGTTCGAGGAGCGGACGAGTGCCTATGGGAGGATCGTGCCGTGGGCCCCGCAGAGGGGGGTGCTCGGCCACCCGGCCTGCGTGGCCTTCGTGACGCACTGCGGCTACAACTCGGTGTATGAGAGTATGGCGGCGGGCGTGCCGATGATAGGCCGGCCCGTGGCAGTGGACCAGAGGATATGCGGGAAGATGGTGGAGGAAGTGTGGGGGATCGGAGTGCGCGTGGAGAGAGGGGTCCTGACGGAGAGCGGGATGGTCAAGGCGTTGGATGCGGTGATGAGGAGCGAGGAAGGGAAGGTGATGAGGAAGAAGGCtggcgagctccggcgaagaCTGGCGGAGCTTGCTGGACCTGGAGGGACAGCTGAAGCTGATTTCAAGACCGTCGTAGAGTTCATCTCTACCTCGTGA